A stretch of DNA from Noviherbaspirillum sedimenti:
AAATACAAGTACAAGTTCGGTGAGCCCAAGCCCAAGGCCCAGGACAACTTTACCGACCCGGAAAGCCGGATCATGAAGCGCGCCGGTGGCGGCTTCGATTACAGCTACAACGCGCAAGCCGCAGTCGATGATACGGCGCACATCATCGTCGCTGCCGAACTGACCAATAGCGGCGCCGATAGCCGTCAATTGCCCGCGGTGCTGGCGGCGGTCAAGGCGAATACGGGCGACGATCCGCACCAGGTCGTCGCCGATGCAGGCTATCGATCCGAGGCCGTGTTTGAAACGCTGCGTGATCATCCCGCCGAGATCATCGTTGCCCTTGGGCGCGAAGGTAGACAAGCGCTTGGGATTGATCCGAACAAACGCCCACTCTCGGCGGCCATGGCAGAACGATTCAAATCCACCGCCACCCAAGATGCCTACCGGCGGCGCAAGTGGTTATCCGAACCGCCAAATGGTTGGATCAAGCACGTACTGGGCTTCCGACAATTTAGCATGCGCGGCATCGCCAAGGCCCAGGCAGAGTGGAAACTCGTCTGCGCTGCGCTTAACCTGCGAAGAATGGCAAATATGATGTGTGCGTAGTTTAAAAATGGGGAAAACGCACATTCCGGTGTCGCGCCGCAGCTCAAAAACGCCTATCAGTCAGCAATTTCAGAATTCAATGCCGGGCCAATATCAGCCCGGCTGGCGTTGCGCCCGTTTCGCTCGCTCAAATTCTGTTTGCCGCGCAGACTCCTAGGGAAACGGCAAGGGCGTCGTCGCGAGGCGGGGTCTGAAGGAAGCTGAACCCAAAGCTGCGGGGCGACGAACAGAAACCGGATATGAGGCGTGATGCATCCGGGGCCAGCGGGCACGTGACCGTGAAGCCCTCCATCTACGATTGGGATGCATTTTGTAAATCCGGCGTCTACGCAGCGAAAGATACGTGTCTTACCCTGGGAGATCTCTGCGGTGCTTCAGAAAATCGAAGCTGGGTACCGAGCAATCGGCACTGAATACCGTAGAGAAGTCAGCAAAGGGCATAGTAGGTGCAAGGCCCGCACCGAAGGCCCGAACAATAAACGATGCACAATCCTATGAAGAGCAACGGGATGGCACCTGACCAGCAGCTGAGCCTGTTGCCGGACACTGATCCGGCAGGTGAACCCGTGGCTGGAGAAGAGGATTTGTCCGCATCACCGGAAGAACTTACCCTATTGGCGCAGGTACTCGCCCGCGAGAACCTGAAACGCGCCCTGAAACAGGTTCGCCAGAACAAGGGGGCGCCCGGCATCGACGGCATGACCGTCGATGAACTGCCGGCATACCTCAAGGCGCACTGGCCGGTCATACGCACCCAACTGGAAACGGGGCGATACCGCCCGAGTCCGGTCAAGCGTGTGGAAATCCCCAAGCCCGACGGCAAGATGCGGCCCCTGGGGATACCGACCGTGCTCGACCGGTTCATCCAGCAAGCCATTGCGCAAGTCGTACAAGCGCAATGGGAGCCGGCATTCCACCCCGACAGCTACGGCTTTCGGCCCAACCGGAATGCGCATCAAGCCATCTGGCAGGCGCAAGGCAATGTGAAGGAAGGGTATAACTGGGTCGTCGATATGGACCTGGAAGCCTTCTTCGACCGCGTCCACCATGACCGCCTGATGCAACGGCTCAAGCGCCATGTGCCCGACCAACAGGTACTGCGGCTCATCAACCGCTACCTGAAGGCCGGCGTGCAAATTGGCAAGAACAAACAGGCGACGACCGAGGGCGTGCCGCAAGGCGGCCCGCTGTCGCCGGTGCTGGCCAATGTGGTCCTGGATGAACTGGACTGGGAACTTGAAAGGCGCGGCCACCGCTTTGCCCGCTATGCGGATGACTGCAATATCTTCGTCAAAAGCAAACGGGCAGGATTACGGGTGATGGCAAGCGTAGGGCGCTTCATTCGCAACCGGCTGCGACTCACAGTCAATCAGCAAAAGAGCGCCGTGGACAAGCCCGGAAACCGCAAGTTTCTGGGCTTTACCGTCAGCGGCACCAAGGCCCGCGTGAAGGTGGCGGATCAAGCCATCTTCAAGCTCAAGGTCAAGGTGCGCGAGCTGACCCGCCGAACCAGAGGCCACCGTTTGGCCGACATCATCGCAGAGCTGAGAAAATCCCTGCTTGGCTGGAAAGCGTACTTTGGCATCGCCGAGGTACTGAGTCCTCTGCGGGATCTGGACAAATGGATAAGAAGGCGGTTACGCTGCTATCAATGGAAACAATGGGGGCGCGCGGGCTACCGTGAACTGAGAAAGCGCGGCGTGACTGTGCGTGAAGCATGGAACTGCAGCAAATCGGCGCACGGTCCCTGGCGCATCAGCATGGCACCGGCGCTATTGCTGGCGATGCCGAACCGATTGTTTCGCCAAATGGGGCTGCCGTCACTGGCAGCATGAGATCAACCGTATTTATTGAACCGCCGGATACGTGACCCGTATGTCCGGTGGTGTGGGAGTTGCGCCTTGCAAGCGCATGAAATTCAGCGGCCTGAAATGGCTGCCGCGGCAAAGCCTAGCCAGCAGTCGCGTACCGAGTCTTGCGTGGTGTCCGGTAACGGCCACTGCGAAGCGTAGACAGGGAGGTTGCAGGCCGGAATATCAGTGAACGGAAAGATAGCCCCGAAATCACACTGGTCGAAGTAGCCGACCCTATCTCTCAAAGGGGAAGGCGGAATTCCAGCATGCGCCACGGCGAGTGTGCTGGAGTGCTTCCGGGGTTCGTACCGCCAGCATGTAACCAAAGAATTTCATGTGAACAAGGGAGATCCGTCAGGTTCAAGCGCAGCTTGTAAGGCCAGACGAGCCGAGAAGGCAGAATGGCTTGATGACCTGACGGAAGTCAGACTGGCTGATAGTACTCCGAGATCGGGAGAGCCGATCACATGGGGAAGCGGCCAGCAGCAGTTGAATCGTTCTTGGGCAACATGGACTCCATACAAAGGGAGGCAAGGTCTTTTATGCAAAGAGAAGAATCACCCGCCATGGAAACGGGACTCGAACGAATAGCAGTGAAAGCTCGGTGTGAACCGGCACTCCGGTTTACTTCGCTGGCCCACTACATTACGCAGGATCGGGTGTGGACGAATCTGTGGCAGGTTCCAAGCCGCTCGGCGGCTGGTGTGGATGGCCAGAAGGTGCCAGAGGCGAAGGAGCGCTTTGAAGAATGGATTGGGCCGATGCTTCAATCCGTCCACCGCCGAGGGTATCAAGCGCCAGACATCCGGCGCGTGTATATCCCGAAGCCCGGCAAACAGGAGATGCGCCCGCTGGGCGTACCGACTGTGGCTGATCGGGCCTTGCAGCGCAGTGCCGCCCAAGTTCTATCCGCCATTTACGAACAGGACTTTATGCCATGTTCGTTTGGTGGTAGACCTGAGCGCAATGCCCACCAAGCACTGGCGACACTCAATGAGGTAGTCGCTGGTCGCAAAGTCAGTTGGGTGCTGGAAGCGGACTTGAAGAACTTCTTTGGGAGCCTGAACCACGATTGGCTGCTTCGATTTGTGGAGCACCGGGTAGGAGACCCACGCATGATCAGTTTGATCCGGCGGTGGCTCAAGGCAGGCGTACTGGAAGACGGCAAGGTGCATCAAAGCGAGGAGGGAACGCCGCAAGGCGGTTCGATCAGTGTGCTATTGAGTAACGTGTATTTGCATTACGTGCTGGACCTGTGGTTTGAACGCGTGGTCAAACGGCACCTGCAAGGCAAGGCTTACTTGGTGCGCTACATCGACGACTTTGTGATGTGTTTCCAATACGAGTCAGATGCACGACGGGTTCAGGACGCTCTGCGCAAACGGTTGGAGAAGTTTGGTTTGACCCTTGAACCAAGCAAGACCAAGCTCATTGCATTTGGTCGATTTGCGCAACGGGATGCGGGCAATCATGGGCGGAAGAGACCGGAGACGATCTACTTCCTGGGCTTTACCCTGTATTGCACGCAAAACCTGAAGGGCAGATTTAAGGTAGGGATGCAAACAGAGAAATCGCGATTGCGACGTAGTCTGGCAAACCTGCAAGACTTGATGCGGCAGGTAAGGCACTTGTCGATTCGGGAGCAGGCTGAAAAGCTCAACCGGGTATTGCGCGGCCACTATGCGTACTACGGCATTGCCGGAAATTTCCGGGCACTGCTGCAAGTGCACAGGGGTGTCGAGCGTTACTGGCGCAAAATGCTGAGTAGCCGTAGCCGCTCAGGCGGTGTTACGTGGGAAGCGTTTCATCAAATTACGACGCGGTTTCCGTTGATGCGACCAAAGCTGCATTTGCCCTACCGGGCCTTGCAAGCTATCGCTGTACTGTAAATCAACTGCTGAAGAGCGTAGTGCGGGAAATCCGCACGCTACGTTCTGTGGGAACCGGAGGCGGGTGACTGCCTCCGGTGACCCGGTGGAGGGGCCGCGAGGCTTCTTCCTATCCCGATTAAGGTGCAGCGATGCGGCTCACTGTCCTCGGCTCATACCTCCCTCGGCTCACGCCTGAGCGGCTCGCGTCCTGGGTAACAGAAGACGTGAAAGCGTTCGTTGACGGGATACGTGAGCTGCAGCAACGCGGCCTGGCGAAGTCTTGGTCCGAAGAAGAACTCATGGCGCGCGCGGCGGAACTTCCCGAGGAGCTCCAATCTTCACTGAACTCCGTCGCGCTTTTTGAAGTCTTGGTGCAAGATCATGGTGGCGAGTTCGATCCTTACTCAATCTCGGAGAAAGAGACAACGGCAGTAGCATGGGAGCCGACATATCTATCAGTGGACGGAGAAGAGCACATTGGGGAGGAGAGCATGCCCGCGGCTAGTTCCTTCCGAGTGGCGTTCTATGTTCACGAGTGGCCCGAAGGAGGCACGCTCATCGGGCCCGCCGGCGTCCTTTCCTTGCCAGAGTTCAAACCAGTTCCGGAGCGGCTGTGGAAGCTGGCCCCATATGCGCTATTGGACTAGCATGCACCTTAACTGGTCGCTCGACACGGAAACGCAACTGCAGGAGGCAGCTTCGCCGCAAGTGTTGCGTTCCGGTCAGCTCCAACGTTAGGTTTCAAAATCTGCCAAAAGAGATGCCAATGAATCAGAACAAAGAAATTATTTCGCAGATTGCCGGCATTGAAAATTGGAGCGAATTTGAAGAATTTGTAAAAGATCTCTATGCTCAAAATGACGGCACCATTCACGTTGAGCGCAATTACAAAGCCAAGGGAGCATCCGGAAGAAACAGAGAAGTTGATGTGATAGTGAAGTTTGGATTTAATCCGCACATTATCGCTCTTGGGATTGAATGCAAATATTGGTCGCAAAAGGTAGACGGTGACATCATCGATGTTGCATATGCGAAGAAGGAAGACCTTAAGCTTGACAAGTATGCCGTAATAACAACTGTAGGTTTTGAAGCTGGGGCGGAGCTTTATGCAAAAAGCAAAGGCATTGACCTATTCATCATACGACCATCGGAAGACGATGATTTTGGCTATACAGGTCGAATAATAAAATTCAAAATGTATATGCAGGGATCCAGGCCTATATGCATCAAATTTAACGCCAGCATTATTGCTGAACAAGGGCATGAAGCCGACGCATCAGCGTATGTTCAATCCAAGCTATCAAACATAGTGTTGTCGGAAAAAGACGCGGACTTGGATTCCACAATTAATCTATATCGGTACACCGTTGAGACAACGCCTGATGGCATAACTTCGTACACCAGAGGAAATTACGTCAACAACCTAGCAAAGCTAATTTTAGAAACTTGGCGAACGCAAAATTCTAATTTTTGGAACAAACAGCCATCTAGCTTTGCTCAAAAGATACGATTTGAAAAACCTACCGCAATATTT
This window harbors:
- the ltrA gene encoding group II intron reverse transcriptase/maturase, whose product is MQREESPAMETGLERIAVKARCEPALRFTSLAHYITQDRVWTNLWQVPSRSAAGVDGQKVPEAKERFEEWIGPMLQSVHRRGYQAPDIRRVYIPKPGKQEMRPLGVPTVADRALQRSAAQVLSAIYEQDFMPCSFGGRPERNAHQALATLNEVVAGRKVSWVLEADLKNFFGSLNHDWLLRFVEHRVGDPRMISLIRRWLKAGVLEDGKVHQSEEGTPQGGSISVLLSNVYLHYVLDLWFERVVKRHLQGKAYLVRYIDDFVMCFQYESDARRVQDALRKRLEKFGLTLEPSKTKLIAFGRFAQRDAGNHGRKRPETIYFLGFTLYCTQNLKGRFKVGMQTEKSRLRRSLANLQDLMRQVRHLSIREQAEKLNRVLRGHYAYYGIAGNFRALLQVHRGVERYWRKMLSSRSRSGGVTWEAFHQITTRFPLMRPKLHLPYRALQAIAVL
- a CDS encoding restriction endonuclease — its product is MNQNKEIISQIAGIENWSEFEEFVKDLYAQNDGTIHVERNYKAKGASGRNREVDVIVKFGFNPHIIALGIECKYWSQKVDGDIIDVAYAKKEDLKLDKYAVITTVGFEAGAELYAKSKGIDLFIIRPSEDDDFGYTGRIIKFKMYMQGSRPICIKFNASIIAEQGHEADASAYVQSKLSNIVLSEKDADLDSTINLYRYTVETTPDGITSYTRGNYVNNLAKLILETWRTQNSNFWNKQPSSFAQKIRFEKPTAIFFPNRIVVSVNEIDFTMQYIKSESEFEIDRGRQYPMILENVIENAVTPLSASPPSTPAKFMMCESSPKREINLADKPDDAVGRDGVTIHIQCSAPMSISDSDQTSIYYKLVSNENGIAWAPINATNPNSDIGET
- the ltrA gene encoding group II intron reverse transcriptase/maturase, whose product is MHNPMKSNGMAPDQQLSLLPDTDPAGEPVAGEEDLSASPEELTLLAQVLARENLKRALKQVRQNKGAPGIDGMTVDELPAYLKAHWPVIRTQLETGRYRPSPVKRVEIPKPDGKMRPLGIPTVLDRFIQQAIAQVVQAQWEPAFHPDSYGFRPNRNAHQAIWQAQGNVKEGYNWVVDMDLEAFFDRVHHDRLMQRLKRHVPDQQVLRLINRYLKAGVQIGKNKQATTEGVPQGGPLSPVLANVVLDELDWELERRGHRFARYADDCNIFVKSKRAGLRVMASVGRFIRNRLRLTVNQQKSAVDKPGNRKFLGFTVSGTKARVKVADQAIFKLKVKVRELTRRTRGHRLADIIAELRKSLLGWKAYFGIAEVLSPLRDLDKWIRRRLRCYQWKQWGRAGYRELRKRGVTVREAWNCSKSAHGPWRISMAPALLLAMPNRLFRQMGLPSLAA